The following coding sequences lie in one Cloeon dipterum chromosome 1, ieCloDipt1.1, whole genome shotgun sequence genomic window:
- the xit gene encoding probable dolichyl pyrophosphate Glc1Man9GlcNAc2 alpha-1,3-glucosyltransferase, which translates to MIWFVYGLLSCFKLLLVPAYRSTDFEVHRNWLAVTHSLPLKQWYTDETSPWTLDYPPLFAWFEYLLSQVAAFFDPEMLRVSNLNYASNATVLFQRLSVIITDAFLAYGTKECCSFIRASGVRKSSRWTLTWGSPISVLALLVLGNAGLLMVDHIHFQYNGFLLGILLISIARMLQGKYLSSAAWFSALLNLKHLFLYVAPAYGVYLLRNYCLCDPEEPESRGLWILGGKRLSISRVAKLACIGGLICFASFGPFIFAGQFGQVLSRLFPFKRGLCHSYWAPNFWALYNAADKMAVIVGKRLGFPIVSNSAVMTGGLVQEFEHTVLPSISPRVTFVCSVVTMLPALIKLWLSPANPLHFVRCIVLCAFSSFMFGWHVHEKAVLLMIIPLSLLAVLWRKEARIYLLLSTVGNYSLTPLLFTPLEIPLKGLLVLCHAVYAFVQLHQMFNLQKGSILRLPLLNRFESVYTLGLAPLFLYQHALHGALFGAALPFLPLLLTSTYCALGVTYCWAVFYFHFLFSGNHKRKIH; encoded by the exons ATGATCTGGTTCGTCTACGGCTTGCTCAGCTGCTTCAAACTGCTGCTCGTGCCGGCGTA CCGTTCAACTGACTTTGAAGTGCACCGCAACTGGCTGGCCGTGACGCACTCGCTGCCCCTGAAACAATGGTACACGGACGAGACATCGCCCTGGACGCTCGACTACCCGCCACTTTTCGCCTGGTTCGAGTACCTGCTTTCACAGGTGGCGGCCTTCTTCGACCCTGAGATGCTGCGCGTCTCCAACCTCAACTACGCCTCCAACGCCACCGTCCTCTTCCAGCGCCTCTCTGTGATCATCACCGACGCCTTCCTCGCCTATGGCACCAAGga GTGCTGCTCCTTCATTAGAGCGAGCGGGGTGCGAAAGAGCAGTCGATGGACCCTCACGTGGGGCTCGCCGATCTCGGTGCTGGCCCTCCTCGTGCTCGGCAATGCCGGCCTCCTCATGGTCGACCACATCCATTTCCAGTACAACGGGTTCCTCCTTGGCATTCTCCTCATCTCCATCGCCAGGATGCTCCAG GGCAAGTACCTGAGTTCGGCGGCTTGGTTCAGTGCCCTGTTGAACCTGAAACACCTGTTCCTCTACGTGGCGCCTGCTTACGGCGTTTATCTCCTGCGAAACTACTGTTTATGTGACCCAGAAGAGCCGGAGTCAAGAGGCTTGTGGATTTTGGGCGGCAAAAGACTCTCCATTAGCAGGGTTGCAAAGCTGGCCTGCATTGGTGGACTCATCTGCTTTGCCTCGTTTGGGCCTTTCATTTTTGCGGGACAATTTGGACAG GTGCTTTCGAGGCTTTTCCCCTTCAAGAGAGGTCTTTGCCACTCATACTGGGCGCCAAATTTCTGGGCCCTGTACAACGCCGCTGACAAAATGGCAGTTATTGttg GCAAAAGACTGGGCTTTCCGATAGTATCAAATTCTGCTGTGATGACTGGGGGTCTGGTGCAGGAGTTCGAGCACACGGTCCTGCCATCAATCTCACCAAGAGTTACGTTCGTCTGCAGTGTGGTAACCATGCTG CCAGCGCTGATAAAGCTGTGGCTGTCCCCGGCCAACCCTCTGCACTTTGTCCGGTGCATTGTTCTGTGTGCCTTCTCATCCTTCATGTTCGGCTGGCATGTGCACGAGAAAGCTGTCCTACTCATGATCATTCCACTCAG TCTGCTGGCAGTGCTGTGGAGGAAAGAAGCAAGAATCTACCTCTTGCTCTCCACCGTCGGCAATTACTCACTCACGCCTCTCCTCTTCACACCTCTAGAG aTCCCGCTGAAGGGTTTGCTGGTGTTGTGCCACGCTGTGTATGCGTTCGTGCAGCTGCACCAGATGTTCAACCTGCAGAAGGGCTCGATTTTGCGACTGCCGCTGCTGAACCGTTTCGAGAGCGTGTACACGCTGGGCCTGGCGCCGCTGTTCCTCTACCAGCACGCGCTGCACGGCGCCCTGTTCGGCGCCGCGCTGCCCTTCCTGCCACTGCTGCTGACGTCCACCTACTGCGCCCTCGGGGTCACCTACTGCTGGGCCGTCTTCTACTTCCACTTCCTCTTCTCCGGCAaccacaaaagaaaaatacactgA
- the RabGGTa gene encoding geranylgeranyl transferase type-2 subunit alpha yields MHGRLKVRTTEQEQAIKRKEREQKVKAYKAAMGRIMKIRGNVELNDEMLILTREVLQRNPDIYTLWNIRREIFLNFKKEKSDEEMGKLVDNEVKLTENCLMNNQKSYCAWHHRGWVLDLHPEPKWTKELALCTEFLKQDERNFHCWDYLRLAAAKSGFSPLKQFELSDEKIKDNFSNYSAWHYRSKLLPLTHPDPEGNALIEPGQHSYELGQVESAAYTDPNDSSAWFYQRWLLGRDCSVAQRQPPKPLLCWLGPHKAIISFSKHSRLVPQLFVDGQTVEGEWLMESKYVWVLKHKIGSVDQIKKAEVVTEGGRLELQPSSIGLVAVVAEEGQEHNQVVMDTLKGQLKNCKLLLTLTPDCRWTYLTAVFLMQAIDIRLFHGETMEFLDKLIQLDPLRAGHYNDLRSKYVMEFKLSLMEGSFGVQESVSLSQCHLSSLYHFNQLALVREVDLSKNQLTDRSLPALGSLQMCRKLDLSHNCLVTLDSMPSLPALEWLDLSNNELTKEPGRVDKNLRNANLTALKSLSVQDNPCYGLLDLEDLLQTLSFK; encoded by the exons ATG CACGGAAGGTTAAAAGTGCGAACGACCGAGCAGGAACAAGCTATCAAAAGGAAGGAGCGTGAGCAGAAGGTCAAAGCTTACAAAGCTGCCATGGGGAGGATAATGAAAATT agagGAAATGTTGAGCTGAACGATGAAATGCTTATTCTGACGCGTGAAGTGCtgcaaagaaatccagacatTTACACGCTCTGGAACATACGGAGGgaaattttcctgaatttcaaaaaagaaaa aAGCGACGAGGAGATGGGAAAGCTGGTGGATAATGAAGTTAAACTGACTGAGAACTGTCTGATGAACAATCAAAAGTCGTACTGCGCTTGGCACCACCGTGGCTGGGTTCTTGACCTCCACCCTGAGCCAAAGTGGACTAAAGAGCTTGCCCTGTGCACCGAGTTCCTCAAGCAAGACGAGCGGAATT TTCACTGCTGGGATTACCTGCGCCTGGCGGCTGCGAAAAGCGGATTTTCGCCATTGAAACAATTCGAACTCTcagatgaaaaaatcaaagacaACTTCTCCAACTACTCGGCCTGGCATTACCGCTCCAAACTGCTTCCTCTGACACACCCTGACCCTGAGGGCAATGCCCTGATTGAGCCTGGACAGCACAGCTATG AATTGGGACAAGTGGAGAGCGCTGCTTACACCGATCCAAATGACTCAAGTGCCTGGTTCTACCAGCGTTGGCTGCTTGGCAGGGACTGCTCCGTGGCGCAAAGGCAGCCACCAAAGCCCCTGCTCTGCTGGCTCGGCCCGCACAAAGCTATCATTTCCTTTTCCAAGCATTCCCGACTGGTGCCCCAGCTGTTCGTGGATGGACAAACGGTCGAGGGAGAGTGGTTGATGGAGTCGAAATACGTCTGG GTATTGAAGCACAAAATTGGCAGCGTGgaccaaataaaaaaggcagaaGTCGTCACAGAAGGTGGCAGGCTAGAGTTGCAGCCCAGCAGCATAGGTTTGGTTGCTGTCGTGGCAGAAGAGGGCCAGGAACACAACCAAGTGGTGATGGACACTTTGAAGGGCCAACTGAAAAACTGCAAGTTGCTCCTAACGCTTACGCCTGACTGCagat GGACTTATCTCACTGCCGTTTTCCTTATGCAAGCCATCGACATCAGACTGTTCCACGGCGAGACGATGGAGTTCTTGGATAAATTAATACAACTCGATCCATTGAGAGCTGGCCACTATAATGATCTCA GAAGTAAATACGTGATGGAGTTCAAGCTGTCGCTGATGGAAGGCAGTTTCGGCGTGCAGGAGTCGGTTTCGCTCTCGCAATGCCACCTTTCCTCCCTGTACCACTTCAATCAGCTGGCTCTAGTTCGCGAGGTGGACCTCTCGAAGAACCAGCTGACGGACCGAAGCCTACCTGCACTAGGCTCGTTGCAGATGTGCCGCAAACTCGACCTGAGCCACAACTGCCTCGTCACCTTGGATTCGATGCCCAGCTTGCCCGCCCTTGAGTGGCTTGACCTTTCCAATAATGAGCTGACCAAAGAGCCAGGACGAGTCGACAAGAACCTCCGCAACGCTAATCTGACTGCTTTGAAGAGCCTGAGTGTGCAGGATAACCCCTGCTATGGCCTGCTAGACCTTGAAGATCTCCTTCAGACTCTTAGTTTCAAATAG
- the Mcm3 gene encoding DNA replication licensing factor Mcm3, whose amino-acid sequence MGTTGPTDTVNALAREYVEFLDDEDDQGIYSTRVKHMISEKKIRLIVNINDLRQKNPKRAIGLLKNAFEEQQAFERALKEVVGSVDATYAKEHEDFYVGFEGSFGSRHVTPRTLLCHLLGNMVCVEGIVTKSSMVRLKVVRSVHYCPATNKFMERQYSDFTNLKAFPTSSTYPTTDDAGNLLETEYGLSTYKDHQTISVQEMPEKAPTGLLPRVVDVIVDNDLVDSCQPGDRILIVGNYRCMPSKQGSYTSGIFRTVVIANNISVLSKEASALVTRDDVKRCKRFCKRNDIVDQLSRSIAPSIFGHDIVKKAILCMLLGGVEKILENGTRLRGDINLLLIGDPSVAKSQLLRYVLHTAPRAIATTGRGSSGVGLTAAVTTDPDTGAKTLEAGAMVLADRGIVCIDEFDKMTDIDRTAIHEVMEQGRVTIAKAGIQASLNARCSVMAAANPVYGRYDQFKTPMENIGLQDSLLSRFDLLFVMLDTVDTTADEAIADHVLRMHRYRNPKERDGEVLPLGLGAQALSTLADDPQESEDPDDLIYEKYNPLLHGPSKAKSKRIFSMDFMRKYLFIAKCLTPKLTDQAASAIAEEYASLRSMDLQEHDVARTQPVTARSLETLIRLSTAHAKARLSQKIERIDADAAISLVQYAYFKRVLEKSKKRRKNVESDSENSDEDDDDDEDDDNDNEDDDEAAKKNRTSRQTKRQKTRDDAESVAQAAEAEEEPMDIPVEDLPVLDADRLKLFKTGLTQYLKEKRSQSVSLGTLKAYINEGVAKQQPFTDSEIKSAIDTMTKANQVMLADDILFLI is encoded by the exons ATGGGCACTACTGGTCCCACGGACACCGTGAACGCCCTCGCCAGAGAGTACGTTGAGTTTCTCGACGATGAG gacgACCAGGGAATCTACTCTACTCGCGTTAAGCACATGATTAGTGAAAAGAAGATCAGACTTATCGTCAATATCAATGATTTGAGACAGAAGAATCCGAAAAGAGCCATTGG tttgttgaaaaatgcCTTTGAGGAGCAGCAAGCGTTTGAGCGAGCCCTGAAGGAAGTCGTAGGCTCCGTCGATGCCACTTATGCCAAGGAACACGAGGACTTTTATGTGGGCTTTGAAGGCAGCTTCGGCAGCAGACACGTAACCCCTAGGACGCTGCTATGCCATTTACTGGGCAACATGGTCTGTGTTGAGGGCATTGTCACCAAGAGCTCCATGGTGCGGCTCAAGGTCGTCCGCAGCGTCCACTACTGTCCGGCCACCAACAAGTTCATGGAGCGGCAGTATTCGGATTTCACCAACCTAAAGGCTTTTCCCACCAGCTCCACCTACCCAACAACG GACGATGCTGGAAACCTTTTGGAAACTGAATATGGTCTCTCGACCTACAAGGACCACCAGACCATCAGCGTGCAGGAGATGCCAGAGAAGGCGCCGACCGGGCTCCTGCCGCGAGTTGTTGACGTTATCGTGGACAACGATTTGGTTGACTCGTGCCAGCCTGGAGACCGAATCCTCATTGTTGGCAACTACAGATGCATGCCTAGCAAGCAGGGCTCTTACACAAGCGGAATTTTCAG AACTGTGGTGATTGCAAACAACATTTCGGTGCTGAGCAAGGAAGCGTCGGCTTTGGTGACCCGAGATGATGTGAAGCGGTGCAAGAGGTTCTGCAAGCGCAACGACATCGTGGACCAGCTGTCGAGGTCGATCGCGCCCTCCATTTTCGGCCACGACATTGTGAAAAAGGCCATCCTCTGCATGCTGCTGGGCGGCGTTGAGAAGATCCTTGAAAACGGCACTCGCCTCAGAGG AGACATAAATTTGTTGCTGATCGGAGATCCCAGTGTGGCCAAGTCGCAACTGCTGCGCTATGTTTTGCACACGGCCCCTAGGGCCATCGCTACCACAGGTCGCGGCTCCTCAGGCGTTGGTCTCACCGCCGCCGTCACTACAGATCCTGATACTGGCGCTAAAAC TTTGGAAGCGGGTGCGATGGTGTTGGCCGACCGCGGTATTGTGTGCATCGACGAGTTTGACAAAATGACTGACATTGACCGCACGGCAATCCACGAAGTGATGGAGCAGGGCCGCGTCACCATTGCCAAAGCCGGCATCCAGGCCAGTCTCAACGCTCGTTGCTCCGTAATGGCTGCTGCTAACCCCGTTTATGGAAGG TATGACCAGTTCAAAACTCCAATGGAGAACATCGGCCTTCAGGACTCTCTTCTGTCTCGTTTTGATCTTTTGTTTGTCATGCTGGACACGGTGGACactactgctgatgaggcgaTTGCCGATCACGTTCTCCGCATGCACCGCTACAg GAACCCTAAAGAGCGTGATGGAGAGGTGCTGCCTCTTGGCCTTGGAGCTCAAGCTCTCAGCACTCTTGCGGACGATCCTCAGGAGTCTGAAGATCCTGATGACTTGATCTACGAAAAGTACAATCCTCTCCTACACGGACCATCCAAAGCCAAATC gaagCGCATTTTCTCCATGGATTTCATGCGAAAGTACCTGTTCATCGCCAAGTGTTTGACGCCAAAGCTGACAGACCAGGCTGCCTCGGCCATCGCCGAAGAGTATGCTTCCTTGCGTAGCATGGACTTGCAGGAGCATGACGTCGCTAGG ACGCAACCTGTGACAGCACGTTCTTTGGAAACTCTAATCCGTTTGTCAACCGCCCACGCCAAAGCTCGACTCTCGCAGAAGATTGAAAGGATTGATGCCGACGCGGCCATCAGCCTTGTGCAGTACGCCTATTTTAAAAGG GTGTTGGAGAAGTCAAAGAAGCGGCGTAAGAACGTTGAGAGTGACAGTGAAAACTCGGATGAAGACGATGATGACGACGAGGACGATGACAATGACAATGAAGACGACGATGAAGCTGCAAAGAAGAATCGCACAAGCCGGCAGACAAAGCGGCAGAAGACAAGGGACGACGCTGAGTCTGTGGCGCAGGCGGCAGAGGCCGAGGAGGAGCCGATGGACATACCTGTTGAGGACCTGCCTGTGCTGGACGCCGACCGGCTCAAGTTGTTCAAAACCGGCCTGACACAGTACCTGAAGGAGAAGCGCTCGCAGTCCGTGTCCCTGGGCACCTTGAAGGCTTACATCAACGAGGGCGTGGCCAAGCAGCAGCCTTTCACAGATTCTGAGATCAAGTCGGCCATCGACACGATGACCAAGGCCAACCAGGTCATGCTTGCTGATGATATTCTCTTCCTCATTTAA